A window from Primulina huaijiensis isolate GDHJ02 chromosome 13, ASM1229523v2, whole genome shotgun sequence encodes these proteins:
- the LOC140990987 gene encoding uncharacterized protein — MSSQDGVLRHTESQLRMPGLDVDLNAVPPSENQGWEGTSTHTMSQDRQDGTSMLDAPIDLEAYDDDDDVIISSPRAFAEAKYNSRKNRGLPVVDVDAEERSPQSNQTSCLSNQTNANSGIYVNLEDSSNLMFQPKRGRSRTLPPPPPKEPIFNCPICMGPFVEEMSTKCGHIFCKVCIRNAIAAQNKCPTCRGKITLKNIFRIYLPSTNSS, encoded by the exons ATGAGCAGTCAGGATGGGGTTTTGAGGCACACAGAGAGTCAATTGAGGATGCCAGGGTTAGATGTTGATCTTAATGCAGTGCCTCCATCTGAAAACCAGGGTTGGGAAGGGACTTCAACTCACACTATGTCACAGGACAGGCAAGACGGAACCAGTATGCTGGATGCACCAATTGATCTTGAGgcatatgatgatgatgatgatgtcaTTATATCTTCCCCAAGAGCATTTGCAGAA GCAAAATACAATTCTAGAAAGAATCGTGGGCTTCCTGTTGTTGATGTCGACGCTG AAGAAAGGTCACCTCAAAGCAACCAGACAAGTTGCCTCTCAAACCAAACAAATGCAAATTCTGGCATTTACGTAAATCTGGAAGACAGTAGCAATCTCATG TTTCAGCCAAAACGAGGGCGGAGTAGAACACTGCCCCCGCCACCACCAAAGGAACCTATATTCAACTGCCCTATTTGCATGGGTCCATTCGTCGAGGAGATGTCGACAAAGTGTGGTCACATTTTCTGCAAGGTGTGCATCAGAAATGCCATAGCTGCTCAGAACAAATGCCCGACGTGTAGGGGGAAAATCACTTTGAAAAACATATTCAGGATTTATCTTCCTTCCACAAACAGTTCTTGA